Below is a window of Synechococcus sp. RSCCF101 DNA.
GCACGCCGAAGTCCACCGAGCCGGTGGTGAGGGCCAGGCCGAGAAAGGCGGCCAGGATCAGCCCGCCGGAGACGGCCGTGAACAGCAGGAACTTGGTGGCGGCGTAGGCCCGGCGCTCTCCACCCCAGATGGCGATCAACAGCCAGAGCGGGATCAGCTCCAGCTCGTAGAAGAGGAAGAACAGCAGCAGGTTCTGGGCCAGGAAGGCGCCGTTCACCGCACCGCTGATCAGCAGCAGGAGGGCGTAATACAGGCGAGGGCGGTTCTGGATCGGCCCGGTGCAGACCACCGCCACCAGGCAGAGCAGGGCATTGATCAGCAGCAGCGGCAGGGACAGTCCGTCGACCCCGAGCCGGTAGAGCAGCCCCAGCCGTTCGATCCAGACCACCGATTCGACCATCTGCATCCCGCCATCGAGGGGATCGAACTGGAGCAGAACCCGCACGCTCCACAGCAGTTGGAGCATCAGCAGCGCCGCCGCGGTGCGCTGCAGCCGCTCGGGGCTCCGCTCACCCGGCCAGAGGACCAGGGCGAGGGCTCCGAGCAGGGGAATCAGCAGCAGGGCGCTGAGCATGGGAGGTCAGAACGAGGTGGTGGCGGGCAGGACCCAGGCCAGGCCGGCCAGAAGCATCACGATCGCGGCCACAGCCGTGAGCACGTAGGCCTGGCTCTGGCCGCTGATGCTGAGCCGCAGGGCCTCGGCGCTGCCGAGGGAGATCCTTGCCAGCTGGTGCGCCGCTCCGTCCACCACGGTGCGATCGAACCAGCTGACCGATCGGGAGAGGAAGGCCACCAGGTTCACGATCGTGAGCCGGTAGAAGCGCTCGGTGTGGAAGTCGAAGGCGAGCAGATCCCGCAGGGAGCGCAGGGCCGGCTGGGGCCAGGGCTGCTGCGAACTCCTCAGCGGCTGCAGCGCGCCGGCCAGCAGGCCGGCCAGGCCGCTGCCGATCAGCAGCAGGGCGGTGGTGGGGGAGAACGACGCGATGCCCGGCACCGGATCGAGGCGGGCCATGAGCGGAGGCGTGAGCAGCACGATCACGGTGAGCGTCACCATCGGCAGGGCCATCTGCCAGTTCACCTCGGGCGTGCGGCGGGTCTTGGGCCGGGCCGGGCCGAGGAACACCTGCCGGTAGACCCGCGTGAGGTTCCAGACGCTGAGCAGGTTGGTGAGCAGCAGCACCAGGGCCAGGCTCAGGCCTGCCGGGGTCAGCAGGTCGAGGGCCAGTCCGCTGCTCCAGAAGCCGCCCAGGGGCAGCAGGGCCGTGAGACCGGCGCTGCCCACCAGGAAGGCCGTCGTGGTGGCGGGCATGCGGGGCGCGAGGCCACCGAGTTCGGTGATGTCCTGGGCGTTGCTCACGGCGATCACGGCGCCGGTGCTCATCGAGAGCAGTGCCTTCGCCAGGGCATGGGAGAGCAGCAGCAGCAGGGCCACCGCCGGCAGGCGCTGGGCGATGCAGAGGAACACCAGCCCCAGATAAGCGGTGGTGGAGTACGAGAGCGTCCGCTTGATGTCCACCTGGGCCAGCGCCACCAGGGATCCCCCCAGGGCGCTCACCGTGCCGATCAGCTCGAGCACCACCAGGCTGACCGGTGCCTGCTGCAGGATCGGCATCAGGCGCAGCAGCACCAGTGCGCCGCAGGTGACCACCACCGAATTCCGCAGAATCGAGGCGGGGTTTGGGCCCTCCATGGCCTCATCCAGCCAGAGGTGCATCGGGAACTGGGCGCATTTCCCGGTCGGTCCCGCGATCAGGGCGAGGCTGATCAGGGTCATGGCCAGGGGCGGCAGCGGCGAGCCGGCCGCCCAGCTGTAAAGCTCCTCGAAACTCATCACTCCCGAGCTGGCCGAGAGGGCCACCACACCCATCAGCAGGGCGATGTCTCCCACGCGCTTGGTGAGGAAGGCGTCGCGGGCGGCGGTGACCACCAGCGGCTGGGCGTACCAGAACCCCACCAGCAGATAGGTGGAGAGGGTGAGCATCTCCAGCAGGAAGTAGCACTGGAACAGGGAGTCGCTCAGCACCACGCCCACCATGGCTCCCTCGAAGAACCCCGCCAGGGCAAAGAAGCGTGCCAGGGCCCATTCCTTGTCGAGGTAGCCGAGCGCGTACACCTGCGAGAGCAGGCTCAGCACCGTGATCAGTTCCAGCGCGCCCAGGGACGCCGTCGAGAGATCGAAGCTGATCACCAGGTCGAGATCTCCCACCTGCAGCCAGGACCACTGCAGATGGCGGGCGCCGTTGCTCGCCACATCCCTCAGCACGATCGCCCCGTGCAGCACGCCCAGCAGGCTGAGGAGCACGTTGCCGTAGGCCGGCGGACGGGAGGCGTTGCGCGACGGCCAGCCCGTGGCCCAGGGCAGGGACAGCAGCATGCCCGCGAAGCCGTAGAGCGGGATGCACCAGCTCAGCTGGGTCGGCAGGGCGAGGTCAGAGCTCAGGGGCTGGGGCAGGGGGCGGGCCGGAATTTAGGTCGGCAAGCGGCCCGTTCCCCTCAGAAGCGCGCGCGTTGGTACGCGGCGTAACCCCGACCGCGGCCGACCGAGCCACCCAGGGCCTTGAGCCACTCCTCCAGATCGCGCCCGTGGGCCCGCTCCTCGTTGAGCAGGGTCTCGAAGAAGGCGGCGTTCTCGCCATCGCCGATCAGGGTGCAGTGGCGGTGG
It encodes the following:
- a CDS encoding NAD(P)H-quinone oxidoreductase subunit F, coding for MSSDLALPTQLSWCIPLYGFAGMLLSLPWATGWPSRNASRPPAYGNVLLSLLGVLHGAIVLRDVASNGARHLQWSWLQVGDLDLVISFDLSTASLGALELITVLSLLSQVYALGYLDKEWALARFFALAGFFEGAMVGVVLSDSLFQCYFLLEMLTLSTYLLVGFWYAQPLVVTAARDAFLTKRVGDIALLMGVVALSASSGVMSFEELYSWAAGSPLPPLAMTLISLALIAGPTGKCAQFPMHLWLDEAMEGPNPASILRNSVVVTCGALVLLRLMPILQQAPVSLVVLELIGTVSALGGSLVALAQVDIKRTLSYSTTAYLGLVFLCIAQRLPAVALLLLLSHALAKALLSMSTGAVIAVSNAQDITELGGLAPRMPATTTAFLVGSAGLTALLPLGGFWSSGLALDLLTPAGLSLALVLLLTNLLSVWNLTRVYRQVFLGPARPKTRRTPEVNWQMALPMVTLTVIVLLTPPLMARLDPVPGIASFSPTTALLLIGSGLAGLLAGALQPLRSSQQPWPQPALRSLRDLLAFDFHTERFYRLTIVNLVAFLSRSVSWFDRTVVDGAAHQLARISLGSAEALRLSISGQSQAYVLTAVAAIVMLLAGLAWVLPATTSF